One window from the genome of Paracoccus marcusii encodes:
- a CDS encoding PQQ-dependent sugar dehydrogenase translates to MTRRTTTSLTTLAATGFLASMAAAQGFNDAAPNGAAYDQKPAFEGQTRAPMLDGTGLQQQVLVEGLEHPWGLQELPDGNWLITERPGRMRIYTTDGTLSEPIQGLPEVDARDQGGLHDVSVADDFADTRRVWWTYAEPRGDGTNATAVATGILSEDGTTMDDVQRIWQQQPAWASTKHFGARIVHDDEGHIFVGLGERSDPEPRQYAQDPQATLGKIIRINATDGTPAGAGIEGALPEIWSIGHRNIQGAAMGPDGQLWMNEHGPKGGDELNAVEGGLNYGWPLATYGTDYSGAQMGATQVEGTEQPVYYWDPSPAISGMAFYDGDMFPDWQGDALIGGLRSGDIIRLELDGTTVTGEARLAQGIGRVREVEVAQDGALVVITDEENGRLVRLTPEG, encoded by the coding sequence ATGACGCGCCGTACGACGACAAGCCTGACCACCCTTGCCGCCACAGGATTCCTGGCCTCGATGGCCGCGGCGCAGGGTTTCAACGACGCCGCCCCCAACGGGGCCGCCTATGACCAAAAGCCCGCCTTCGAAGGCCAGACCCGCGCGCCCATGCTGGACGGCACCGGCCTGCAGCAGCAGGTCCTGGTCGAGGGGCTGGAGCATCCCTGGGGCCTGCAGGAATTGCCCGACGGGAACTGGCTGATTACCGAACGCCCCGGCCGGATGCGCATCTATACCACCGACGGTACCTTGTCCGAACCCATTCAGGGCCTGCCCGAGGTCGATGCCCGCGACCAGGGCGGCCTGCACGACGTGTCCGTCGCGGACGATTTCGCCGACACCCGCCGCGTCTGGTGGACCTATGCCGAACCCCGCGGCGACGGCACGAACGCCACCGCCGTCGCGACCGGTATCCTGTCCGAGGACGGCACCACGATGGACGACGTCCAGCGCATCTGGCAGCAGCAGCCGGCATGGGCCTCGACCAAGCATTTCGGCGCGCGGATCGTGCATGACGACGAGGGCCACATCTTTGTCGGCCTGGGCGAACGCAGCGACCCCGAACCCCGCCAATACGCCCAGGACCCGCAGGCGACCCTGGGCAAGATCATCCGCATCAACGCCACCGACGGCACCCCGGCCGGGGCGGGAATCGAGGGCGCGCTGCCCGAGATCTGGTCCATCGGCCATCGCAACATCCAGGGCGCCGCGATGGGCCCCGACGGCCAGCTGTGGATGAACGAGCACGGCCCCAAGGGCGGTGACGAGCTGAACGCCGTCGAGGGCGGACTGAACTATGGCTGGCCCCTGGCCACCTATGGCACCGACTATAGCGGGGCCCAGATGGGCGCGACCCAGGTCGAGGGCACCGAACAGCCGGTCTATTACTGGGATCCGTCGCCCGCGATCAGCGGAATGGCCTTCTATGACGGCGACATGTTCCCCGACTGGCAGGGGGACGCGCTGATCGGCGGGTTGCGGTCGGGCGACATCATCCGGCTGGAACTGGACGGCACCACCGTGACCGGAGAGGCGCGCCTGGCACAGGGCATCGGCCGCGTCCGCGAGGTCGAGGTTGCTCAGGATGGCGCCTTGGTCGTCATCACCGACGAGGAGAACGGCCGTCTGGTCCGCCTGACCCCGGAAGGGTGA
- a CDS encoding cytochrome P450: protein MSTAVFDPTDPGFGADPWPAYAALRAQPGLPLWPGFGGHLASRMADVRAIALDRRMVRAPAAFAPPEQVRAMQVAGNFHDMPFHERFVQTSMLDTDGPDHDRLRRAVFPFFTRTRLEGMRSFVTSWVDAALDRLVPQGRIDFIADLAAHLPGQVIGHLIGTDPALAPQMTEWSDHVVSYFDIDRTSAKKARAEEATRLFAALLEDLHAERAARPRDDLMSAMIEAERAGLMTHDELIATIMQILHAGHGSTIDVLGSGMVALLDHPDQAALLRAQPDLMPQAVQEMFRFAAPLPFFHRYASEDLTICGRDWPKGTLFGLLYASANRDPEAFADADRFDVTRRPNVHLAFGAGVHVCLGNNLARLNMETLFTALLARAPGMAADGPVRWKQGLQAHGPLSLPVRLTA from the coding sequence GTGAGCACCGCCGTCTTCGACCCGACGGACCCCGGTTTCGGGGCCGATCCCTGGCCCGCCTATGCGGCGCTCAGGGCGCAGCCGGGCCTGCCCCTCTGGCCGGGCTTCGGTGGCCATCTGGCATCGCGCATGGCGGATGTGCGCGCCATCGCGCTGGACCGGCGCATGGTGCGCGCGCCCGCGGCCTTTGCCCCGCCCGAACAGGTGCGCGCGATGCAGGTCGCGGGCAACTTCCATGACATGCCGTTCCACGAACGCTTCGTGCAGACCTCGATGCTGGACACGGATGGGCCGGATCACGACCGGCTGCGCCGCGCGGTGTTCCCGTTCTTTACCAGGACCCGGCTGGAGGGGATGCGCAGCTTCGTGACGTCCTGGGTCGATGCTGCGTTGGACCGCCTGGTCCCGCAGGGGCGGATCGATTTCATCGCCGATCTGGCGGCGCATCTGCCGGGGCAGGTGATCGGCCACCTGATCGGCACGGACCCGGCGCTGGCGCCGCAGATGACCGAATGGTCCGATCACGTGGTCAGCTATTTCGACATCGACCGGACGTCCGCCAAGAAGGCCCGCGCCGAGGAGGCCACGCGCCTGTTCGCGGCGCTGCTGGAGGACCTGCACGCCGAACGCGCCGCCCGCCCGCGCGACGACCTGATGTCCGCGATGATCGAGGCCGAGCGCGCGGGCCTGATGACCCATGACGAACTGATCGCCACGATCATGCAGATCCTGCATGCGGGGCATGGATCGACCATCGACGTGCTGGGGTCGGGGATGGTGGCGCTGCTGGATCACCCGGACCAGGCGGCCCTGCTGCGCGCGCAGCCGGACCTGATGCCGCAGGCCGTGCAGGAGATGTTCCGCTTTGCCGCGCCGCTGCCGTTCTTTCACCGCTATGCGTCGGAGGACCTGACGATCTGCGGGCGGGACTGGCCCAAGGGCACGCTGTTCGGGCTGCTTTACGCGTCGGCCAACCGCGACCCCGAGGCCTTTGCCGATGCCGACCGCTTTGACGTCACCCGCCGTCCGAACGTGCATCTGGCCTTTGGCGCAGGCGTGCACGTCTGTCTGGGCAATAATCTGGCGCGACTGAACATGGAGACGCTGTTCACGGCCCTGCTGGCCCGCGCGCCGGGGATGGCGGCGGATGGGCCGGTGCGGTGGAAACAGGGGCTGCAGGCGCATGGGCCGCTGTCCTTGCCGGTGCGTCTGACCGCCTGA
- a CDS encoding pseudouridine synthase, whose amino-acid sequence MTEFVYDPPPDIPVVLHADDHVLVVDKQAGLLSVPGRGEDRADCLIARLREAFPTVLLVHRLDLDTSGVMVFALTPQAQRHLSKQFEDRLTKKVYVARLSGRLQPETGRVDLPLIVDWPNRPRQKVDHAEGRPAQTDWRVVRATDAETRVRLMPVTGRSHQLRVHMASLGHPILGDPLYATGTAADHPRLMLHAESLRFRHPDTGVQTGFSAKVPF is encoded by the coding sequence ATGACCGAATTCGTCTATGACCCGCCGCCGGACATCCCGGTGGTCCTGCATGCCGACGACCACGTGCTGGTGGTGGACAAGCAGGCGGGGTTGCTGTCGGTGCCAGGGCGCGGAGAGGATCGGGCCGACTGCCTGATCGCCCGCCTGCGCGAGGCGTTTCCGACCGTGCTGCTGGTGCATCGGCTGGACCTAGACACGTCGGGGGTGATGGTCTTTGCCCTGACCCCGCAGGCGCAGCGCCACCTGTCCAAGCAGTTCGAGGATCGGCTGACCAAGAAGGTCTATGTCGCACGGCTCTCGGGCCGCCTGCAGCCGGAGACCGGTCGGGTCGACCTGCCGCTGATCGTGGACTGGCCGAACCGGCCCCGCCAGAAGGTGGACCATGCCGAGGGTCGGCCCGCCCAGACCGATTGGCGCGTCGTCCGCGCGACCGATGCCGAAACACGGGTGCGCCTGATGCCCGTCACAGGGCGCAGCCACCAGCTGCGGGTGCACATGGCGTCCCTGGGCCACCCGATCCTGGGCGATCCGCTTTATGCGACGGGGACGGCCGCCGACCATCCCCGCCTGATGCTGCATGCCGAAAGCCTGCGGTTCCGCCACCCCGACACCGGGGTGCAGACCGGGTTTTCGGCAAAGGTGCCGTTCTAG
- the mutL gene encoding DNA mismatch repair endonuclease MutL, translated as MNSHAPKIRPDGRAVIRQLDEATANRIAAGEVVERPASAVKELVENALDAGATRIEIAIQDGGKRLIRVTDDGCGMVPDDLPLALSRHATSKIDGTDLLAITSFGFRGEALPSLGAVGRLTITSRTRGGEGASIAVTGGRLDPLRPAAANCGTVVELRDLFFATPARLKFLRTDRAETQSVADTVRRLAMAEPYVGFSLTADGREIFRADAEQGELFGALTTRLTRLMGTDFIDNALPMDAERDGITLTGYAALPTYSRGAAVAQHLYVNGRPVRDKLLTGALRAGYMDVLAAGRHPAAVLFLECDPQMVDVNVHPAKAEVRFRDPQSARGLVVGSLRHAMAGAGHRASSTVGHATLQAVQVEPGPEPLAENRSDPRPAWQADRPSAAAVRAALDLQMPGFAETPSARFDPVVADAPMEDAPLGAARAQIHENYIIAQTPDGLVIVDQHAAHERLVYERLKAQAQAAGIPAQALLIPEIVELSPADADRILSIAADLAALGLVVEPFGPGAVALREVPAMLARLDGRALIRDILDDLADQGASDRLQARIDAVLSSMACHGSVRSGRRMGADEMNALLREMERTPKSGQCNHGRPTWVKLQLSDIERLFGRRD; from the coding sequence ATGAACAGCCATGCCCCCAAGATACGCCCCGACGGCCGCGCCGTGATCCGCCAGCTGGATGAGGCCACCGCCAACCGCATCGCGGCGGGCGAGGTGGTCGAGCGTCCGGCCTCGGCGGTCAAGGAACTGGTCGAGAATGCGCTGGACGCTGGCGCCACCCGGATCGAGATCGCCATCCAGGACGGCGGCAAGCGGCTGATCCGCGTCACCGACGACGGCTGCGGCATGGTGCCGGACGACCTGCCGCTGGCCCTGTCGCGCCATGCCACCAGCAAGATCGACGGGACCGACCTGCTGGCCATCACCAGCTTCGGCTTTCGCGGCGAGGCGCTGCCCTCGCTTGGCGCGGTCGGGCGGCTGACCATCACCTCGCGCACGCGGGGGGGCGAGGGGGCGTCCATCGCGGTCACCGGGGGGCGGCTGGACCCGCTGCGCCCGGCGGCCGCCAATTGCGGCACCGTGGTCGAGCTGCGCGACCTGTTCTTTGCCACGCCCGCGCGGCTGAAGTTCCTGCGCACCGACCGGGCCGAGACGCAGTCGGTGGCCGACACGGTGCGCCGCCTGGCGATGGCCGAACCCTATGTGGGCTTTTCGCTGACCGCCGACGGGCGCGAGATCTTTCGCGCCGATGCCGAGCAGGGAGAGCTGTTCGGGGCGCTGACCACGCGGCTGACCCGGCTGATGGGGACGGATTTCATCGACAACGCCCTGCCCATGGATGCCGAACGCGACGGGATCACCCTGACGGGCTATGCCGCCCTGCCGACCTATTCGCGCGGGGCGGCGGTCGCGCAGCATCTGTACGTGAACGGGCGGCCGGTGCGCGACAAGCTGCTGACCGGGGCGCTCAGGGCGGGCTACATGGACGTGCTGGCGGCGGGCCGGCATCCGGCGGCGGTGCTGTTTCTGGAATGCGATCCGCAGATGGTGGACGTGAACGTCCACCCGGCCAAGGCCGAGGTGCGGTTCCGCGACCCGCAATCGGCCCGCGGGCTGGTCGTGGGCAGCCTGCGCCACGCGATGGCGGGGGCCGGGCACCGCGCCTCCAGCACGGTGGGCCACGCGACGCTGCAGGCGGTGCAGGTCGAGCCGGGGCCCGAACCTTTGGCCGAAAACCGGTCAGACCCGCGGCCCGCATGGCAGGCCGACAGGCCGTCGGCGGCGGCCGTGCGGGCGGCGCTGGACCTGCAGATGCCGGGCTTTGCCGAGACGCCGTCGGCGCGGTTCGACCCGGTCGTGGCCGACGCGCCGATGGAGGACGCGCCCCTGGGGGCCGCGCGCGCGCAGATCCACGAGAACTACATCATCGCGCAGACGCCCGACGGGCTGGTGATCGTCGATCAGCATGCCGCCCATGAACGGCTGGTCTATGAGCGGCTGAAGGCGCAGGCGCAGGCCGCGGGCATCCCGGCCCAGGCCCTGCTGATCCCCGAGATCGTCGAGCTGTCCCCGGCCGATGCCGATCGCATCCTGTCCATCGCCGCCGATCTGGCCGCGCTTGGTTTGGTCGTCGAGCCGTTCGGCCCGGGCGCGGTCGCGCTGCGCGAGGTGCCAGCAATGCTGGCGCGGCTAGACGGGCGCGCGCTGATCCGCGACATCCTGGACGATCTGGCCGATCAGGGAGCCTCGGACCGGCTGCAGGCGCGCATCGATGCGGTGCTGTCGTCGATGGCCTGCCACGGGTCGGTCCGGTCCGGCCGCCGGATGGGTGCGGACGAGATGAACGCCCTGCTGCGCGAGATGGAGCGGACACCGAAATCGGGCCAGTGCAATCACGGCCGCCCGACCTGGGTCAAGCTGCAGCTGTCGGACATCGAACGTCTGTTCGGTCGCAGGGATTGA
- a CDS encoding saccharopine dehydrogenase has protein sequence MTHLWVRAESRPNEDRVGITPDGVAALIGQGMRVTVEDSPRRIIPTDAYAKAGAAITPEGSWPTAPDDAIVFGLKELPEDGTPLRHRHVMFGHAFKSQPAGRVLLDRFRAGGGALYDLEYLTDDTGRRLAAFGYWAGYAGAAVSLMAWAAQQSGGICGPVAAYPDRHRLLDDLRARLDATGRPRPRAIVIGAKGRVGSGAADLLTAMGVTVTGWDMAETAHGGPFPEVLMHDVFVNAILAHPGAPVFVSADAVAPGRTLSVIGDVACDPTSDFSPIKVYDRTTTWDAPVLRVADAPVLDVMAIDNLPSMLPRESSEDYAAQLLPVLQGLDDLDAGAWGRAGALFRDHLDAR, from the coding sequence ATGACACATCTGTGGGTCAGGGCGGAAAGCCGCCCGAACGAGGATCGCGTGGGCATCACCCCGGACGGGGTCGCCGCGCTGATCGGGCAGGGCATGCGCGTCACGGTCGAGGACAGCCCCCGCCGGATCATCCCGACCGACGCCTATGCCAAGGCCGGCGCGGCCATCACCCCCGAGGGCAGCTGGCCCACCGCGCCTGACGATGCCATCGTCTTCGGCCTCAAGGAGCTGCCCGAGGACGGCACCCCCCTGCGCCATCGCCACGTGATGTTCGGCCACGCCTTCAAGAGCCAGCCCGCGGGTCGGGTGCTGCTGGACCGGTTCCGGGCCGGGGGCGGGGCGCTTTATGACCTGGAATATCTGACCGACGACACGGGGCGCAGGCTGGCGGCCTTCGGGTACTGGGCGGGCTATGCGGGGGCGGCGGTGTCGCTGATGGCCTGGGCCGCGCAGCAGTCGGGCGGCATCTGCGGACCGGTGGCCGCCTATCCCGACCGGCACCGCCTGCTGGACGACCTGCGGGCGCGGCTGGACGCCACCGGCCGCCCGCGTCCGCGGGCCATCGTCATCGGCGCCAAGGGCCGCGTTGGCAGCGGCGCGGCCGACCTGCTGACCGCGATGGGCGTCACCGTGACCGGGTGGGACATGGCCGAGACCGCCCATGGCGGCCCCTTCCCCGAGGTGCTGATGCACGATGTCTTCGTCAACGCGATCCTGGCCCATCCCGGCGCCCCGGTCTTCGTGTCCGCCGATGCCGTGGCGCCGGGTCGTACGCTGAGCGTCATCGGCGACGTGGCCTGCGACCCGACCAGCGATTTTTCCCCGATCAAGGTCTATGACCGCACCACCACTTGGGACGCGCCGGTCCTGCGGGTGGCGGATGCGCCGGTGCTGGACGTGATGGCGATCGACAACCTGCCCTCGATGCTGCCGCGCGAAAGCAGCGAGGATTACGCGGCCCAGCTGCTGCCCGTGCTGCAGGGGCTGGACGACCTCGACGCGGGCGCTTGGGGCCGGGCGGGTGCGTTGTTTCGCGACCATCTCGACGCGCGCTGA
- a CDS encoding M16 family metallopeptidase, protein MRHPASRSALAVALALGTSLTGLPALAQDAAAPMPDGVTHFTLPNGLETVVIQDERAPVVVQMVWYKIGAADEVPGKSGIAHYLEHLMFKGTDTLEPGELSKTVTANGGSDNAFTSWDFTAYFQRIASDRLPLVMGMEADRMANLNIRDEDWQAERQVVLEERAQRVDSDPAALFAEELNAVVYDNHPYGRPIIGWRDEIEALTRDDAVAWYDTHYSPNEAVLVIAGDVTPEEARALAEEHYGAIPAKGEAEPRIRPQEPPKRTARRLEMSDPRVAQPRMIRTVLAAERDPGAQEDAAALTVLAALLGGSSQTSYLAQQLTLPGTALWAGASYDGLSLDRTEFMLSLVPAEGTPPEEAEAALDEALAQFLAEGPDEADLERVKTRIRAEEIYSRDSAHGRAYDYGQGLSTSLTVQDVNDWPDILDAVTAEDVMAAARDVLQAPAVTGWLLPAPAEAEAAATQEPAPATPDEQTEVQG, encoded by the coding sequence ATGCGTCACCCCGCATCCCGTTCCGCCCTGGCCGTGGCCCTGGCGCTTGGCACGTCGCTGACCGGCCTGCCCGCCCTGGCGCAAGACGCCGCCGCCCCGATGCCCGACGGCGTCACCCATTTCACCCTTCCCAACGGCCTGGAGACGGTGGTCATCCAGGACGAGCGCGCGCCCGTCGTGGTGCAGATGGTCTGGTACAAGATCGGCGCGGCGGACGAGGTGCCGGGCAAGTCCGGCATCGCGCATTATCTGGAACACCTGATGTTCAAGGGCACCGACACGCTGGAGCCCGGAGAGCTGTCCAAGACGGTGACCGCGAACGGCGGCAGCGACAACGCCTTCACATCGTGGGATTTCACAGCCTATTTCCAGCGCATCGCCAGCGACCGCCTGCCCCTGGTGATGGGGATGGAGGCCGACCGCATGGCCAACCTGAACATCCGCGATGAGGACTGGCAGGCCGAACGCCAGGTCGTGCTGGAGGAGCGCGCGCAGCGCGTCGACAGCGACCCCGCCGCCCTGTTCGCCGAGGAGCTGAACGCGGTCGTCTATGACAACCACCCCTATGGCCGACCAATCATCGGCTGGCGCGACGAGATCGAGGCGCTGACCCGCGACGACGCGGTCGCCTGGTACGACACGCATTATTCGCCGAACGAGGCCGTGCTGGTCATCGCCGGCGACGTCACCCCCGAGGAGGCCCGGGCCTTGGCCGAGGAGCATTACGGCGCCATCCCCGCCAAGGGCGAGGCCGAACCGCGCATCCGCCCGCAGGAGCCGCCCAAGCGGACCGCGCGGCGGCTGGAGATGTCGGACCCGCGCGTCGCGCAGCCCCGGATGATCCGCACCGTGCTGGCCGCGGAACGCGATCCGGGCGCGCAGGAGGATGCGGCGGCGCTGACCGTGCTGGCGGCGCTGCTGGGCGGGTCCTCGCAGACCTCGTATCTGGCGCAGCAGCTAACGCTGCCGGGAACCGCGCTGTGGGCGGGGGCCAGCTATGACGGGCTGTCGCTGGACCGGACCGAATTCATGCTGTCGCTGGTTCCGGCCGAGGGCACCCCGCCCGAGGAGGCCGAAGCGGCACTGGACGAGGCGCTGGCGCAGTTTCTGGCCGAGGGTCCGGACGAGGCCGACCTGGAGCGCGTCAAGACCCGCATCCGGGCCGAGGAGATCTATTCGCGCGATTCGGCGCATGGCCGGGCCTATGACTATGGCCAGGGGCTGTCGACCAGCCTGACCGTGCAGGACGTGAACGACTGGCCCGACATCCTGGACGCGGTCACCGCCGAGGACGTGATGGCCGCCGCCCGCGACGTGCTGCAGGCGCCCGCCGTGACCGGCTGGCTGCTGCCCGCCCCCGCGGAGGCGGAGGCCGCCGCGACCCAGGAACCGGCCCCGGCCACCCCCGACGAACAGACCGAGGTGCAAGGATGA
- a CDS encoding M16 family metallopeptidase: MIRAAIATVLALLAVPAQAIEIQDVTSPGGIKAWLVQDDSIPFVALDIQFRGGASMDAEGKRGAVNMMTALLEEGAGSNSATQFAQAVEDLGARLSFSASDDTVSVGFQSLTENRDAAADLLAQALAQPRFDDDALTRVRGQVQAVIRSEATDPNSIAAKEMAAQAWGEHPYATSINGTAESVAALTRQDLVAAKNRVLARDRVVVGAAGDISAEELGLLLDRILGGLPEQATAPLPEQAELQVTGGTTVIDWDSPQTVVAFAGPGIPIDDPDYFAAFVANHILGGGGFSSRLMEEIREKRGLTYGVGTALATGLYGQTWQGGMSGSNATTAEAVELIRAEWARMAEGVTDQELTDAKTYLTGEYPLRFDGNGRIASILAGMQLIGFPIDYIDTRNAKVEAVTSEDVSRVAQRLLDPERLRFVLVGRPEGIESDPVTN; the protein is encoded by the coding sequence ATGATCCGTGCCGCAATCGCCACCGTTCTTGCCCTGCTGGCCGTGCCGGCGCAGGCGATCGAGATCCAGGACGTCACCTCTCCGGGTGGGATCAAGGCCTGGCTGGTCCAGGACGACAGCATCCCCTTTGTGGCGCTGGACATCCAGTTCCGCGGCGGTGCCAGCATGGACGCCGAGGGCAAGCGCGGCGCCGTCAACATGATGACCGCGTTGCTGGAGGAGGGCGCCGGGTCGAACAGCGCCACGCAGTTCGCCCAGGCGGTCGAGGACCTGGGCGCGCGGCTGTCCTTTTCGGCCAGCGACGACACGGTGTCCGTGGGCTTCCAGTCCCTGACCGAGAACCGCGACGCCGCCGCCGACCTGCTGGCCCAAGCGCTGGCGCAGCCGCGGTTCGACGACGATGCGCTGACCCGCGTGCGCGGACAGGTGCAGGCAGTGATCCGGTCCGAGGCGACCGATCCGAACAGCATCGCCGCCAAGGAGATGGCGGCGCAGGCCTGGGGCGAGCATCCCTATGCGACCTCGATCAACGGGACGGCGGAGAGCGTCGCGGCCCTGACCAGGCAGGACCTGGTGGCGGCCAAGAACCGCGTGCTGGCGCGCGACCGGGTGGTCGTGGGCGCGGCGGGCGACATCTCGGCCGAGGAGCTGGGGCTGCTGCTGGACCGCATCCTGGGCGGGTTGCCGGAACAGGCGACCGCCCCCCTGCCCGAGCAGGCGGAGCTGCAGGTGACCGGCGGCACGACGGTCATCGACTGGGACAGCCCGCAGACCGTGGTGGCCTTTGCCGGGCCGGGCATCCCGATCGACGACCCCGATTATTTCGCGGCTTTCGTCGCCAACCACATCCTGGGCGGCGGGGGCTTCAGTTCCCGCCTGATGGAGGAGATCCGCGAGAAGCGCGGGCTGACCTATGGCGTGGGAACGGCGCTGGCCACGGGGCTGTACGGCCAGACCTGGCAGGGCGGCATGTCGGGATCGAACGCCACCACGGCCGAAGCGGTGGAGCTGATCCGCGCCGAATGGGCCCGCATGGCCGAGGGTGTGACGGACCAGGAACTGACCGATGCCAAGACCTATCTGACCGGGGAATATCCCCTGCGGTTCGACGGGAACGGACGCATCGCATCGATCCTGGCAGGCATGCAGCTGATCGGATTCCCGATCGACTATATCGATACCCGCAATGCCAAGGTCGAGGCGGTGACCTCCGAGGACGTGTCCCGCGTGGCGCAGCGCCTGCTGGACCCCGAACGGCTGCGCTTCGTGCTGGTCGGCCGCCCCGAGGGGATCGAATCGGACCCTGTCACCAACTGA
- a CDS encoding LysE family translocator, producing the protein MIWDTLANIPAGQLTAFIAGGLVLNFAPGQDVFFASACGIQGGPRAGAWAGFGVGLGVLMHVALATVGLGAIVAAHPEALRAIKYAGAAYLLWLAWKSWRSGDIDPSARGSVRVWNIIRRGFLSNALNPKPVLFLLAFLPQFTNAAWGPVWQQILGLGLIFAFTGTLVTMGYGIVGGIAGGVIGKRLGMVNKIAAVMFAGLALRLVWK; encoded by the coding sequence ATGATCTGGGACACCTTGGCGAACATTCCCGCGGGACAGCTGACCGCGTTCATCGCGGGCGGGCTGGTCCTGAACTTTGCGCCCGGTCAGGACGTGTTCTTCGCCAGCGCCTGCGGCATCCAGGGCGGGCCGCGCGCCGGGGCCTGGGCCGGGTTCGGCGTGGGCCTGGGCGTGCTGATGCACGTGGCGCTGGCGACCGTGGGCCTGGGCGCGATCGTCGCCGCCCATCCCGAGGCGCTGCGCGCCATCAAATACGCGGGCGCGGCCTATCTGCTGTGGCTGGCGTGGAAAAGCTGGCGGTCGGGCGACATCGACCCGTCGGCCCGGGGCAGCGTCAGGGTCTGGAACATCATCCGCCGCGGGTTCCTGTCCAACGCGCTGAACCCCAAGCCGGTCCTGTTCCTGCTGGCCTTCCTGCCGCAGTTCACCAACGCCGCCTGGGGCCCGGTCTGGCAGCAGATCCTGGGCCTGGGGCTGATCTTCGCATTCACGGGGACGCTGGTGACCATGGGATACGGCATCGTCGGCGGGATCGCAGGTGGGGTGATCGGCAAGCGGCTGGGGATGGTCAACAAGATCGCCGCCGTCATGTTCGCGGGGCTGGCGCTGCGCCTCGTCTGGAAATGA
- a CDS encoding DUF3775 domain-containing protein: MLQIAVDKIAHVIIRARDYESGVNPWAHQGGGRQHGTRSELHDFIAGLNEDEQASLVAVMWIGRDSFEPSELEEAIRTARIERTIPTEDYLMGEPRLADLLEAGLEGLGISPGDIEDDLQRPV, encoded by the coding sequence ATGCTGCAGATTGCCGTCGACAAGATCGCCCATGTGATCATCCGCGCCCGCGATTACGAAAGCGGCGTGAATCCCTGGGCCCATCAGGGCGGCGGACGCCAGCATGGCACCCGGAGCGAGTTGCACGACTTCATCGCGGGCCTGAACGAGGATGAGCAGGCCAGCCTGGTCGCCGTGATGTGGATCGGGCGCGACAGCTTTGAGCCGTCCGAACTGGAGGAGGCGATCCGGACCGCCCGGATCGAACGGACCATCCCGACCGAGGATTACCTGATGGGCGAACCCCGACTGGCCGATCTGCTGGAGGCCGGGCTGGAAGGGCTGGGCATCTCTCCCGGCGACATCGAGGACGACCTGCAGCGTCCGGTATGA
- a CDS encoding MBL fold metallo-hydrolase: MHLTRRTGLKLAAALMGTAVLPALVLPRTARAQDGGFRHAVEGGEVVIHPVDHASMVLETPVGVIYVDPVGGAEAYADLPAPDLILITHEHGDHYDQPTLDALPEVPMIANPAVAGMLPAAMAERTTTMANGDSGEALGLPIEAIPAYNITEDRLQNHPQGRDNGYILTIGGQRFLIAGDTEDTPELRALTDIHVAFLPMNLPYTMSVDQAAAAVTAFAPDVVYPYHHRGSDLDAFAALVAEGGSGTQVVVAPWYAEADA, translated from the coding sequence ATGCACCTGACCCGTCGCACCGGACTGAAACTGGCCGCAGCCCTGATGGGCACCGCCGTCCTGCCCGCCCTGGTCCTGCCCCGCACGGCCCGCGCGCAGGACGGCGGCTTTCGCCATGCCGTCGAGGGTGGAGAGGTCGTGATCCACCCCGTCGATCACGCAAGCATGGTCCTGGAGACGCCCGTGGGGGTGATCTATGTCGATCCGGTCGGCGGTGCCGAGGCCTATGCCGACCTGCCTGCGCCCGACCTGATCCTGATCACCCATGAACACGGCGACCATTACGACCAGCCGACGCTGGACGCCCTGCCCGAGGTGCCGATGATCGCCAACCCCGCCGTGGCCGGGATGCTGCCTGCCGCCATGGCCGAACGCACCACGACGATGGCCAACGGCGACAGCGGAGAGGCCCTGGGCCTGCCGATCGAGGCCATCCCCGCCTACAACATCACCGAGGACCGGCTGCAGAACCATCCGCAGGGCCGCGACAACGGCTATATCCTGACCATCGGGGGCCAGCGCTTCCTGATCGCCGGCGATACCGAGGATACGCCCGAACTGCGTGCCCTGACCGACATCCATGTGGCGTTCCTGCCGATGAACCTGCCCTATACGATGTCGGTGGATCAGGCGGCGGCGGCAGTCACCGCCTTTGCCCCCGACGTGGTCTATCCGTATCACCACCGGGGCAGCGACCTGGACGCGTTCGCAGCCTTGGTGGCCGAGGGCGGGTCGGGTACGCAGGTCGTCGTGGCACCGTGGTATGCCGAAGCGGACGCCTAG